The sequence TCATCCTCATGGAAAAATCCGAGTTCTGCGAGTTGGTGGTATTCTGCTAGGGTGAAGCGTTTAGCCTGCACAAAGCTCATAATCTTTATCCTTTGTCTGGCGACAACTGCGATAGTCGCCGATTAAGTAATATTGTGATTTTAGACTAAGCCCATCTCTTGTCGGATGACCTTTAGGCCAGACAAGTAAAAAGCCTATCTCACAAGACATTAAATTTATCTTGTGAGACAGGCTATGTTCGGGAGGATTTTATGCGTGTTTGATGCTTAAGACGGGCGACAATATGACAGAATACTGTGCATATTAACTACTGCACCAATAACGGCGATCGCGGGGGCGCTAAATCCAGTTTGCTCAACTTGCTCTACTATTGTTTCCAAAGTACCAATCAATTCTTCTTGTTCGGGTCGAGTACCCCAACGGACTAAGGCAATTGGAGTCTCTAAACTCTTTCCAGCTAATTGCAATTGTTCGATAATGTAGGGCAGATTGTGAACGCCCATGTAGATAACAATTGTCTCTGAACCGTGCGCGATCGCTTGCCAATTAATAGCAGGTCGGTACTTTCCCGCCGACTCGTGTCCGGTAACAAACGTAACTGAGGAACTATAATTTCTGTGAGTTAAAGGAATTCCTGCATAAGCTGGTGCGGCAATTCCCGATGTTATCCCTGGTACAACTTCCACTGGTACTCCAGCATTAACCAAGTCTTCCATCTCCTCGCCACCGCGACCAAATATAAAGGGATCGCCGCCTTTCAGCCGCACAACTATTGCTTCTGTCTGCGCTTTTTCTATTATTAACTGTGTAGTTTCTTCCTGCAACAACGAGTGACGTCCCATTCTTTTTCCCGCATCAATCTTCTCTGCATACGGGTTAATCATTTCTAGAATTGGAGGACTCACTAGGGCGTCATAAATTACGACATCGGCACACTGTAATAGCCCTTTTCCCTTGAGCGTCATCAGTCCCGGATCTCCCGGCCCTGCACCCACCAAATATACCTTACCCAAACAGCTTCTCCTCTTTTCTTGTGCGATTGTGCTGTTCATTTGCTTCTTAAATCCCAAATCAACTCGGCTAACTCAGCGCTAGCTCCTATTGGATCTGCCAAATGGAGACTAGCAGATGGGAACTGTACTCTATGCTGAGCGACTGCCCTGGCGATCGCATCAGTAATTCCACCACTAAATAGAAAATAGGGTACTATTTCTATCTTTTTATGTTCTGAGGTAACTAACTCTAACAGTCGCGCTTCTAAGCTGGGTTGCACTGACCAGTAAGCTGGTATTGCCCCTAAAGTTCCCGCGATCGCCTCAACTGACTTATTTCCACCTGCACGACGGCTACCGTGAGATAACAAAATGCGTGCATCTACGCCCAAATCACCTAGCTGGTTTGCCAGCAAATACCCCAAGCCTGGGTGCGAACCTAAGTGAGGCTGTATCTCGATTGTGAGCTTTGAGCCAAGAGTTTGTTGAGCCTTCGCTACTTGAAGAGGGATATCTTCTTGGACATGAACCCCAGGTAAAAGAAACAACGGCAACAACTCAAGGCGTTTGTACCCAATAGCAACAGCGCGATCGCCAAATTGCCGGATTTGTTCGTGCAAAGGATCTTCCGCCAGTTCCAAGCAGGCAGTACCTACCATGGGCTGCAAAGCATTACCTAGCACGGCCACCCGGCTAACCGAGTTTTGCACCAATGCAGCGCTCTCAATCGCCACGCGATCGCGT is a genomic window of Microcoleus sp. FACHB-831 containing:
- the cobA gene encoding uroporphyrinogen-III C-methyltransferase: MNSTIAQEKRRSCLGKVYLVGAGPGDPGLMTLKGKGLLQCADVVIYDALVSPPILEMINPYAEKIDAGKRMGRHSLLQEETTQLIIEKAQTEAIVVRLKGGDPFIFGRGGEEMEDLVNAGVPVEVVPGITSGIAAPAYAGIPLTHRNYSSSVTFVTGHESAGKYRPAINWQAIAHGSETIVIYMGVHNLPYIIEQLQLAGKSLETPIALVRWGTRPEQEELIGTLETIVEQVEQTGFSAPAIAVIGAVVNMHSILSYCRPS
- a CDS encoding sirohydrochlorin chelatase, with translation MNRTLLEKDSGTHKPLSSAYLLVSHGSRDPRPQAAVEQLAELIRDRVAIESAALVQNSVSRVAVLGNALQPMVGTACLELAEDPLHEQIRQFGDRAVAIGYKRLELLPLFLLPGVHVQEDIPLQVAKAQQTLGSKLTIEIQPHLGSHPGLGYLLANQLGDLGVDARILLSHGSRRAGGNKSVEAIAGTLGAIPAYWSVQPSLEARLLELVTSEHKKIEIVPYFLFSGGITDAIARAVAQHRVQFPSASLHLADPIGASAELAELIWDLRSK